Proteins encoded by one window of Kribbella italica:
- a CDS encoding malate dehydrogenase has protein sequence MSTTPVKVAVTGAAGQIGYSLLFRIASGALLGPDTPVELRLLEITPALKTLEGVVMELDDSAFPTLAGVEIGDDPNVIFDGANVALLVGARPRTKGMERGDLLEANGAIFTGQGKALNDHAADDIRITVTGNPANTNALIAKSNAPDIPAERFSALTRLDHNRALAQLARKTGTHVTDLKKLTIWGNHSATQYPDIFHAEVGGKNAAEVVNDQTWLENDFIPTVQKRGAAIIEARGASSAASAAAATIDHTRDWLRGSADGDWLSMAVVSDGSYGVPEGLISSFPVTTKDGNWEIVQDLEVNDFSRGRIDASTTELGEERDAVKALGLIG, from the coding sequence GTGAGCACTACCCCCGTGAAGGTGGCCGTCACCGGCGCCGCCGGTCAGATCGGTTACAGCCTGCTGTTCCGGATCGCGAGCGGTGCACTGCTGGGCCCGGACACCCCGGTCGAGCTGCGGCTGCTGGAGATCACCCCGGCGCTGAAGACGCTGGAGGGGGTCGTGATGGAGCTCGACGACAGCGCGTTCCCGACGCTGGCCGGCGTCGAGATCGGCGACGACCCGAACGTCATCTTCGACGGCGCGAACGTCGCCCTGCTGGTCGGCGCCCGGCCGCGGACCAAGGGGATGGAGCGCGGCGACCTGCTCGAGGCCAACGGTGCGATCTTCACCGGCCAGGGCAAGGCGCTGAACGACCACGCCGCCGACGACATCCGGATCACCGTCACCGGCAACCCGGCCAACACCAACGCGCTGATCGCCAAGAGCAACGCGCCGGACATCCCGGCCGAGCGCTTCTCCGCGCTGACCCGTCTGGACCACAACCGCGCGCTGGCGCAGCTGGCCCGCAAGACCGGTACGCACGTGACGGACCTGAAGAAGCTGACGATCTGGGGCAACCACAGCGCGACCCAGTACCCGGACATCTTCCACGCCGAGGTCGGCGGCAAGAACGCGGCCGAGGTCGTCAACGACCAGACCTGGCTGGAGAACGACTTCATCCCGACCGTGCAGAAGCGCGGCGCGGCGATCATCGAGGCCCGCGGCGCCTCCTCGGCGGCGTCGGCCGCGGCCGCGACGATCGACCACACCCGGGACTGGCTGCGCGGTTCGGCCGACGGCGACTGGCTGTCGATGGCGGTCGTGTCGGACGGCTCGTACGGCGTACCGGAGGGCCTGATCTCGTCGTTCCCGGTGACCACCAAGGACGGCAACTGGGAGATCGTCCAGGACCTGGAGGTCAACGACTTCTCCCGCGGCCGGATCGACGCGAGCACGACCGAGCTCGGCGAGGAGCGCGACGCGGTCAAGGCGCTCGGCCTGATCGGCTGA
- a CDS encoding spermidine synthase, giving the protein MERTVGSGTATVEPAADGTFVVRVDGSLQSQVDLADPTHLSFEYMRRIGDVVDAVAARKQPISVLHVGGAGLSLARYVAVTRPRSRQIVLEPDEDLTEFVREALPLPKRSGIKVRPETGRAGISGVYEDSVDLLIVDAFVREAVPENLVTREFAAECARVLRPGGVLVQNLIDGSAGLAFVRRVAATARETFGDGVVLAERKVLRGKSFGNVVLVASRQPVPDLTAAGRRAQPPYEVMPLPELAGKADPLTDGETFVSPAAPSGTFG; this is encoded by the coding sequence ATGGAGCGCACAGTCGGGTCGGGCACAGCGACCGTCGAGCCGGCCGCTGACGGGACGTTCGTCGTGCGGGTAGACGGCTCGCTGCAGTCCCAGGTGGATCTGGCCGACCCCACGCACCTCAGCTTCGAGTACATGCGCCGGATCGGCGACGTGGTGGACGCCGTCGCCGCGCGGAAGCAGCCGATCTCCGTCCTGCACGTCGGCGGGGCCGGGCTGTCGCTGGCCCGGTACGTCGCCGTGACGCGCCCGCGCTCGCGGCAGATCGTGCTCGAACCGGACGAGGACCTGACCGAGTTCGTCCGTGAGGCGCTGCCGCTGCCGAAGCGGTCCGGGATCAAGGTCCGCCCGGAGACCGGCCGGGCGGGGATCAGCGGTGTGTACGAGGACTCCGTCGACCTGCTGATCGTCGACGCGTTCGTCCGCGAAGCCGTCCCGGAGAACCTGGTCACCCGCGAGTTCGCCGCCGAGTGCGCGCGAGTCCTGCGGCCGGGCGGCGTACTGGTCCAGAACCTGATCGACGGATCGGCCGGCCTGGCCTTCGTCCGGCGAGTGGCAGCGACGGCCCGCGAAACCTTCGGCGACGGCGTCGTACTGGCCGAGCGGAAGGTCCTGCGCGGCAAGTCCTTCGGCAACGTCGTGCTGGTCGCATCGCGGCAGCCCGTGCCGGACCTGACCGCGGCCGGGCGGCGCGCGCAACCGCCGTACGAGGTGATGCCGCTGCCCGAGCTGGCCGGCAAGGCCGACCCGCTGACCGACGGCGAAACCTTCGTCTCGCCCGCGGCGCCCTCGGGCACCTTCGGCTAA
- a CDS encoding MOSC N-terminal beta barrel domain-containing protein, which produces MADVRVSALTYYPVKGLAGVSADRAEIGVTGLKHDRSFMLVGPDGAFYSQRSLPAMAPLRVEVLDGDGLRLSDGSSDALEIEVAYDGKRRDVSLFAKWFGAGVVQDPAADAWFTERLGRPASLVRVTPEHERPGWGVHAGQTGFGDAHALLITSLASLDELNARIVESGGEAIPMNRFRPNLVVSGWTTPHTEDRVLRAVAGSLELGYAARAIRCAVPTVDQSTGQKSGPEPTRTLAKYRREPSYGGGVSFGMKAAVLTPGVVAVGDSFTVGEWLPEGPDPAPSTR; this is translated from the coding sequence GTGGCCGACGTCCGAGTTTCCGCGCTGACCTACTACCCCGTGAAGGGCCTGGCCGGCGTCTCCGCCGACCGCGCCGAGATCGGCGTCACCGGGCTGAAGCACGATCGCAGCTTCATGCTGGTCGGCCCCGACGGCGCCTTCTACAGCCAGCGCAGCCTGCCCGCGATGGCGCCGCTGCGGGTCGAGGTGCTCGACGGCGACGGGCTGCGGCTGTCGGACGGCTCTTCGGATGCGCTGGAGATCGAGGTCGCGTACGACGGGAAGCGGCGCGACGTGAGCCTGTTCGCCAAGTGGTTCGGCGCCGGCGTGGTGCAGGACCCGGCGGCCGACGCGTGGTTCACCGAGCGGCTCGGGCGACCGGCGTCGCTGGTCCGCGTGACGCCGGAGCACGAGCGGCCGGGATGGGGCGTTCATGCCGGGCAGACCGGATTCGGCGACGCGCATGCGCTGCTGATCACGTCGCTGGCGTCGCTCGACGAGCTGAACGCGCGGATCGTCGAGTCCGGCGGCGAGGCGATCCCGATGAACCGCTTCCGGCCGAACCTCGTGGTCTCCGGCTGGACCACGCCGCACACCGAGGACCGGGTGCTGCGGGCTGTTGCTGGTTCGCTGGAGCTCGGGTACGCGGCGCGGGCGATCCGCTGCGCGGTGCCGACGGTGGACCAGTCGACCGGGCAGAAGAGCGGCCCGGAGCCGACGCGGACGCTGGCCAAGTACCGGCGCGAGCCGTCGTACGGGGGCGGGGTGAGCTTCGGGATGAAGGCCGCGGTGCTGACGCCCGGGGTGGTCGCGGTCGGGGACTCTTTCACTGTGGGTGAATGGCTGCCCGAGGGTCCTGATCCTGCGCCGTCGACTCGGTAG
- a CDS encoding M1 family aminopeptidase, whose product MRRVVVLGVVLAGLATGLTAPGAVASGAAPSAGASVASVAEGNEQVLAAARTPGQAAYDVRLAADATGVTWTGREKISFTNTGDTPLREVYLRLWGNAWDGCKSSPVRVSRFDGGTAAALTVNCTAVKVSLKKPLRPGQRSSVAFDVTMTAPARAEQFGRSGAYSFFGNALPVLAVRDQAGWHLEPDVGIGESYYTLAADFTVRLDHPGGLLVPATGTVTTSRRTTTISKAKQVRDFAWAVGPLQQAVTKSPGGVTIRTSWTQVVPPAAIKDAQTRAAAALDDFGRRFGKYPYGEVDLVLNDNWESFYGMEYPGFVLLIAPPNEEGPVVHELAHQWFYGIVGNNEYADPWLDESFAVYASYIHTGDNQPDCWPGPLDHLITNDMGYWSKTPGWSAYVYSYGACMLHDLERTLGGAAMAKMLKSYTAAHWYGVATPQAFKSAAQAATSKDLTQFWKDHSIG is encoded by the coding sequence GTGCGACGAGTTGTGGTGCTGGGTGTGGTGCTCGCCGGTCTGGCCACGGGGCTGACGGCTCCGGGCGCGGTGGCTTCGGGTGCTGCGCCCTCTGCGGGTGCGTCGGTCGCTTCGGTTGCTGAAGGCAACGAGCAGGTGCTGGCCGCCGCGCGGACGCCCGGGCAGGCGGCGTACGACGTCCGGCTGGCCGCTGACGCGACCGGTGTGACCTGGACCGGGCGGGAGAAGATCTCCTTCACCAACACCGGCGACACGCCGTTGCGTGAGGTGTATCTGCGGCTCTGGGGCAACGCGTGGGACGGCTGCAAGTCGTCGCCGGTCAGGGTCAGCCGTTTCGACGGTGGGACCGCGGCGGCGCTGACGGTGAACTGCACCGCCGTGAAGGTCAGCCTGAAGAAGCCGCTGCGGCCGGGGCAACGCTCGAGCGTCGCCTTCGACGTCACGATGACGGCGCCGGCGCGGGCCGAGCAGTTCGGGCGCTCGGGGGCGTACAGCTTCTTCGGCAACGCCCTTCCGGTGCTGGCGGTTCGCGACCAGGCCGGCTGGCACCTCGAGCCTGACGTCGGCATCGGCGAGAGCTACTACACGCTCGCCGCCGACTTCACCGTCCGGCTCGACCACCCGGGCGGGCTGCTGGTTCCGGCGACCGGCACGGTCACGACCTCCCGTCGTACGACGACCATCTCGAAAGCCAAGCAGGTCAGGGATTTCGCCTGGGCCGTCGGACCGCTCCAGCAGGCCGTCACGAAGTCGCCGGGCGGTGTCACCATCCGCACGTCGTGGACTCAGGTGGTGCCGCCCGCCGCGATCAAGGACGCGCAGACCCGCGCGGCCGCCGCCCTCGACGACTTCGGCCGCCGCTTCGGCAAGTACCCGTATGGCGAGGTCGACCTGGTGCTGAACGACAACTGGGAATCGTTCTACGGCATGGAGTACCCCGGCTTCGTCCTGCTGATCGCCCCGCCGAACGAGGAAGGCCCGGTCGTCCACGAACTCGCCCACCAGTGGTTCTACGGCATCGTCGGCAACAACGAGTACGCCGACCCGTGGCTGGACGAGTCGTTCGCCGTCTACGCGTCGTACATCCACACCGGCGACAACCAGCCCGACTGCTGGCCCGGCCCGCTCGACCACCTGATCACGAACGACATGGGCTACTGGTCGAAGACACCGGGCTGGTCGGCGTACGTCTACTCGTACGGCGCCTGCATGCTCCACGACCTCGAACGAACCCTTGGCGGTGCGGCGATGGCCAAGATGCTCAAGTCCTACACGGCGGCCCACTGGTACGGCGTAGCCACTCCCCAAGCCTTCAAATCCGCCGCCCAAGCCGCAACGTCGAAAGACCTCACCCAATTCTGGAAAGACCACTCGATCGGCTAG
- a CDS encoding DUF3017 domain-containing protein, with product MAAATEQQRRSEWPLAICVLAGLTGLVILTFYNWRNGILTFSGSVLLAGLLRLVLNDDQAGLLHVRGRMFDAALLLGAGAAILVLGLIVPNG from the coding sequence ATGGCCGCCGCGACCGAGCAGCAGCGGCGGAGTGAGTGGCCGTTGGCGATCTGTGTGCTGGCAGGGCTGACCGGGCTGGTCATCCTCACGTTCTACAACTGGCGGAACGGCATCCTCACCTTCTCCGGCAGTGTCCTGCTCGCGGGGCTGCTCCGTCTCGTGCTCAACGACGACCAGGCCGGTCTGCTGCACGTTCGTGGTCGCATGTTCGACGCAGCGCTGCTGCTCGGTGCCGGTGCCGCGATCCTCGTGCTCGGCCTGATCGTCCCGAACGGCTGA
- a CDS encoding bifunctional methylenetetrahydrofolate dehydrogenase/methenyltetrahydrofolate cyclohydrolase: MTAQVLDGKATAAAIKDELKVRVTKLAEQGIVPGLGTILVGDDPGSRAYVAGKHRDCAAVGISSIEVELPADTTQDEIAAKVRELNENPACTGFIVQLPLPKHVDTNEILGLIDPLKDADGLHPVSLGKLVLGQEGPLPCTPKGCVEILRRYDVPIAGAHVVVVGRGVTAGRPMGLLFTRKSENATVTQCHTGTKDLASVVRTGDIVIAAAGSAGLITADMVKPGAVLLDVGTSRSAEGKIVGDIAPAAREAAAWIAPMPGGIGPMTRAMLLTNVIEAAEAATGSAA; this comes from the coding sequence GTGACGGCTCAGGTTTTGGATGGCAAGGCGACGGCGGCGGCGATCAAGGACGAGCTCAAGGTGCGGGTGACCAAGCTCGCGGAGCAGGGGATCGTGCCGGGGCTCGGGACGATTCTGGTCGGGGACGATCCGGGGAGCCGGGCGTACGTCGCGGGCAAGCACCGGGACTGTGCGGCGGTGGGGATCTCCTCGATCGAGGTCGAGCTGCCGGCCGACACCACGCAGGACGAGATCGCCGCGAAGGTCCGTGAGCTGAACGAGAACCCGGCCTGCACCGGCTTCATCGTCCAGCTGCCGCTGCCCAAGCACGTCGACACCAACGAGATCCTCGGCCTGATCGACCCGCTCAAGGACGCCGACGGCCTGCACCCGGTCAGCCTCGGCAAGCTGGTCCTCGGCCAGGAAGGCCCGCTGCCCTGTACGCCGAAAGGCTGCGTCGAGATCCTCCGCCGGTACGACGTACCGATCGCCGGCGCCCACGTGGTCGTGGTCGGCCGCGGCGTCACCGCCGGGCGGCCGATGGGCCTGCTGTTCACCCGCAAGTCCGAGAACGCGACCGTCACCCAGTGCCACACCGGCACCAAGGACCTCGCCTCCGTGGTCCGCACCGGCGACATCGTGATCGCCGCCGCCGGATCGGCCGGGCTGATCACCGCCGACATGGTGAAGCCGGGCGCGGTCCTGCTCGACGTCGGCACCAGCCGCAGCGCCGAGGGCAAGATCGTCGGCGACATCGCCCCGGCCGCCCGCGAGGCCGCTGCCTGGATCGCCCCCATGCCCGGCGGCATCGGCCCGATGACCCGCGCCATGCTCCTCACCAACGTCATCGAAGCCGCCGAAGCAGCCACCGGCTCCGCCGCATGA
- a CDS encoding SMI1/KNR4 family protein, translating into MTRSVEESWGLITSWLEQNLPAAHQALEPPASPAAIDAISKEVGRPLPADLLAWLDLTNGIRGPATFGNLLPPFYTPLICEGMLTRHRMMHSVYADLPHEDADSPAGSYSFVWLDTFLPLAASGTDVDLFVDLRDGELHGCVDELDATEGSTGPVWPSTAAMLSQVADAFVLGQPVQWAYGSGDSTEYRPQLEDGRLSWD; encoded by the coding sequence ATGACACGTTCGGTGGAAGAGTCCTGGGGCCTGATCACCAGCTGGCTGGAGCAGAACCTGCCCGCCGCGCATCAAGCCCTCGAGCCACCCGCGTCCCCAGCCGCCATCGATGCGATCAGCAAGGAGGTCGGCCGCCCGCTCCCGGCCGACCTGCTCGCATGGCTCGACCTGACCAACGGCATCCGCGGGCCGGCGACCTTCGGCAACCTGCTGCCGCCGTTCTACACCCCGCTGATCTGCGAGGGCATGCTCACTCGCCATCGGATGATGCACAGCGTGTACGCGGACCTGCCGCACGAGGACGCAGACAGTCCGGCAGGGTCGTACTCGTTCGTCTGGCTGGACACGTTCCTGCCGCTGGCCGCATCGGGGACCGACGTCGACCTCTTCGTGGACCTGAGGGACGGCGAGCTGCACGGCTGCGTCGATGAACTCGACGCGACCGAGGGCAGCACCGGGCCTGTCTGGCCGAGTACGGCGGCCATGCTGTCCCAGGTCGCCGACGCGTTCGTGCTCGGTCAGCCCGTCCAGTGGGCCTACGGTTCAGGCGACTCGACCGAGTACCGGCCGCAGCTCGAGGACGGCCGTCTCAGCTGGGACTAG
- a CDS encoding S8 family peptidase — MERRKRWLTAATGVLAGALAIGVVEGPGAHAQQQPDAGALPSATSRSTQVVTLVTGDRVVVNGKNVTVDPGPGRDKVVFKLQRSRGRLSVLPLDVSSAVTSGKLDRRLFDVSGLLEMGYDDQRSTTIPLIVSTQGRSAAKPLPGATKTKDLPAIGATAVTVDKSTTGQFLRQVTGQTRDAAAIDHVWLDAKRKVLLDKSVPQIGAPKAWQAGFTGKGVKVAILDTGIDPKHPDFKGRIGATKNFTTDPSGDQFGHGTHVASTVAGSGAASGGKYKGVAPDATLLDGKVCDNGGSCSDSAMLAGLQWAAVEQKAKVVNFSIGGPDTPEVDPIEAAINQLTARTGTLFVVAAGNEGPGDGTVSSPGSADAALTVGAVDKSDQLAEFSSRGPRVGDGAIKPDVTGPGVDIVAARAKDADIGDPVGTQYLMLSGTSMATPHVAGTAALLAQQHPAWKANELKPVVMGSAKVIAGQTVYQQGAGRVDAGQAITQLLTATPGSLSFGKALWPHADDKPVAKQVAFRNLGTAAVTLKLQLTATGPDGKPAPATAFKLAAQSVTVPAGGTASVTVTSDTRHQGADGQYAGRLVATGGSTSLGVPLAVEKEIESYDVTVKHLGPDGKGTAVNYTTLLGLDGEQFVAVRTDAQGTAKLRLPKGEYFVDGNLLDAKERIYQLVWPKLVVDRATTVAVDARKAGPVRMTLPRSDARLARAEIGYERPIGGFVQSNSTYAQGLDQMFVGSMGPAVPADQMRSFVASRWGVPGKNGDFRNTPYTYDLLQGRTGSYFTGYQRTVRDHELAELSTLYTADHAGQQVFDERFGALPGLQMSASGWPIPYSVPSRVTHLLEAKGVTWAAQVNTFVEDGEYYTFPLAYSSTDASFRPGASYGERWGAAAATMDVAGGGVYREGNVMDLFLFPNGDGDGHDGMSDEVVASSTKLFRDGKLYDESPIPGQLYLEDVPAGKASYRLEIVQNRPMLQLANRMEGVWTFSSQDTGETKELLPLKAVRFTPRVDERNAVKRQPVSVLDLAVTSAPGAKVTPAKSVVVQVSGDGGKTWQRASVLPAGKGKYKAVFKTPTGQLVSLKSVVVDRDGNTATQTVLNAYRLR; from the coding sequence ATGGAGCGCAGGAAGAGATGGTTGACGGCGGCAACCGGCGTACTGGCCGGAGCGCTGGCGATCGGTGTGGTGGAAGGGCCCGGAGCACACGCGCAGCAGCAGCCTGACGCAGGAGCGTTGCCGTCGGCCACGAGTCGGTCAACGCAAGTCGTCACACTGGTCACCGGCGACCGAGTCGTCGTGAACGGCAAGAACGTGACGGTCGACCCCGGTCCCGGCCGGGACAAGGTGGTCTTCAAGCTGCAGCGGTCGCGCGGCCGGCTGTCGGTGCTTCCGCTCGACGTCAGCTCGGCGGTGACGTCGGGCAAGCTCGACCGGCGGTTGTTCGACGTGTCCGGCCTGCTGGAGATGGGGTACGACGACCAGCGGTCGACGACGATCCCGCTGATCGTCTCCACCCAGGGTCGTTCAGCGGCAAAGCCATTGCCAGGAGCAACGAAAACCAAGGACCTCCCCGCGATCGGCGCGACCGCCGTCACGGTCGACAAGTCGACGACCGGGCAGTTCCTCCGCCAGGTCACCGGACAGACCCGCGACGCCGCCGCGATCGATCACGTCTGGCTGGACGCCAAGCGCAAGGTCCTGCTGGACAAGTCCGTCCCGCAGATCGGCGCGCCGAAGGCCTGGCAGGCCGGGTTCACCGGCAAGGGCGTCAAGGTCGCGATCCTGGACACCGGCATCGACCCGAAGCACCCCGACTTCAAGGGCCGGATCGGCGCCACGAAGAACTTCACCACCGACCCCTCGGGCGACCAGTTCGGCCACGGCACGCACGTCGCGTCGACGGTGGCCGGCTCGGGTGCGGCGTCGGGCGGCAAGTACAAAGGGGTCGCGCCGGACGCGACGCTGCTCGACGGCAAGGTCTGCGACAACGGCGGCAGTTGCTCGGACTCGGCGATGCTCGCCGGGCTGCAGTGGGCCGCGGTCGAGCAGAAGGCGAAGGTCGTCAACTTCAGCATCGGCGGCCCGGACACCCCGGAGGTCGACCCGATCGAGGCCGCGATCAACCAGCTCACCGCGCGTACCGGCACGCTGTTCGTCGTTGCGGCAGGCAACGAAGGGCCGGGTGACGGGACCGTCTCGTCACCCGGCAGCGCGGACGCGGCGCTGACCGTCGGCGCGGTCGACAAGTCCGACCAGCTGGCGGAGTTCTCCAGCCGCGGTCCGCGGGTCGGCGACGGCGCGATCAAGCCCGACGTCACCGGCCCGGGCGTGGACATCGTCGCCGCGCGGGCCAAGGACGCCGACATCGGCGACCCGGTCGGTACGCAGTACCTGATGCTGTCCGGTACGTCGATGGCGACGCCGCACGTCGCGGGAACCGCCGCGCTGCTCGCGCAGCAGCACCCGGCCTGGAAGGCGAACGAGCTCAAGCCCGTCGTGATGGGATCGGCCAAGGTCATCGCCGGCCAGACCGTCTACCAGCAGGGCGCCGGCCGCGTCGACGCAGGCCAGGCGATCACCCAGTTGCTGACGGCAACGCCGGGCAGCCTCTCGTTCGGCAAAGCGCTGTGGCCGCACGCCGACGACAAGCCGGTCGCCAAGCAGGTTGCCTTCCGCAACCTTGGCACGGCTGCCGTCACGCTGAAGCTGCAGCTCACCGCGACCGGCCCGGACGGCAAGCCGGCCCCGGCGACCGCGTTCAAGCTCGCGGCGCAGAGCGTCACCGTGCCCGCGGGCGGCACGGCGTCCGTCACGGTCACCTCCGACACCCGGCACCAAGGCGCGGACGGCCAGTACGCCGGCCGCCTGGTCGCCACCGGTGGGAGCACCAGCCTGGGCGTCCCGCTCGCCGTCGAGAAGGAGATCGAGAGCTACGACGTCACCGTCAAGCACCTCGGCCCGGACGGCAAGGGCACCGCCGTCAACTACACGACCCTGCTCGGCCTGGACGGTGAGCAGTTCGTCGCGGTCCGGACCGACGCCCAGGGCACCGCGAAGCTGCGGCTGCCGAAGGGCGAGTACTTCGTCGACGGCAACCTGCTCGACGCCAAGGAGCGCATCTACCAGCTGGTCTGGCCGAAGCTCGTGGTCGACCGGGCGACGACCGTCGCGGTCGACGCGCGCAAGGCCGGGCCGGTCCGGATGACGCTGCCGAGGTCCGACGCGCGGCTGGCGCGGGCCGAGATCGGCTACGAACGCCCGATCGGCGGATTCGTGCAGAGCAACTCCACCTACGCGCAAGGGCTCGACCAGATGTTCGTCGGGTCGATGGGCCCGGCGGTTCCCGCCGACCAGATGAGGTCGTTCGTCGCGTCCCGCTGGGGTGTGCCCGGCAAGAACGGCGACTTCCGCAACACGCCGTACACGTACGACCTGCTGCAAGGCCGGACCGGGAGCTACTTCACCGGCTACCAACGGACCGTGCGGGACCACGAGCTGGCCGAGCTGTCGACGCTCTACACCGCGGACCACGCCGGTCAGCAGGTCTTCGACGAGCGGTTCGGAGCCCTGCCGGGCCTGCAGATGAGCGCCTCCGGCTGGCCGATCCCGTACAGCGTGCCGAGCCGGGTCACCCACCTGCTCGAGGCCAAGGGCGTCACCTGGGCGGCTCAGGTCAACACGTTCGTCGAGGACGGCGAGTACTACACCTTCCCGCTGGCGTACTCGTCCACCGACGCGTCCTTCCGCCCCGGTGCTTCGTACGGCGAACGCTGGGGCGCCGCGGCCGCGACGATGGACGTCGCCGGCGGCGGGGTCTACCGCGAGGGCAACGTGATGGACCTGTTCCTGTTCCCGAACGGCGACGGGGACGGCCACGACGGGATGTCGGACGAGGTCGTGGCGAGCAGCACCAAGCTGTTCCGCGACGGCAAGCTGTACGACGAGTCGCCGATCCCGGGGCAGCTCTACCTGGAGGACGTGCCGGCCGGCAAGGCGTCGTACCGGCTGGAGATCGTGCAGAACCGGCCGATGCTGCAGCTGGCGAACCGGATGGAAGGCGTCTGGACGTTCAGCTCGCAGGACACCGGTGAGACCAAGGAGCTGCTGCCGCTGAAGGCCGTGCGCTTCACGCCGCGGGTCGACGAGCGGAACGCCGTCAAACGGCAGCCGGTCAGCGTGCTGGACCTGGCCGTCACGAGTGCGCCCGGCGCGAAGGTGACGCCGGCCAAGTCGGTCGTCGTCCAGGTGTCGGGTGACGGCGGGAAGACCTGGCAGCGGGCGAGTGTGCTGCCGGCGGGGAAGGGCAAGTACAAGGCGGTCTTCAAGACGCCCACCGGTCAGCTCGTCTCGCTGAAGTCGGTGGTCGTCGACCGCGACGGCAACACGGCGACGCAGACCGTGCTCAACGCGTACCGGTTGCGCTAG
- a CDS encoding glycerophosphodiester phosphodiesterase, with amino-acid sequence MKLSRQFVAIGASALTVGAALVVPQVSGGSAPVGQQDVSAATQHDASSAQRRDRFVVVGHRGASGYRPEHTLASYELAARMGADFVEPDLVTTKDHVLVTRHEPEIGGTTDVAAHPEFAGRKKTKILDGVALTGWFTEDFTLKELKTLRATERIPAIRQHNTVFNGRYQIPTLQEVIDLTKRLSRELDRPIGIYPETKHPTYFQLQGLALEPELVKVLNRNGLNRSDAKVYVQSFEVANLKALDKQLRVPLVQLTSSVGAPYDFVVAGDKRTYADVVSARGLRDVARYADGVGPSKDQVIPVDATGKLGTPTPLVRDAHKAGLVVHPYTFRVENSFLPPNLRSSTVASDSGNLFAEIAAYRKAGIDGLFSDNADIAVAATSE; translated from the coding sequence ATGAAGCTTTCCCGGCAGTTCGTCGCGATCGGCGCCTCGGCGCTGACCGTCGGCGCGGCGCTGGTCGTCCCGCAGGTGTCCGGCGGCTCGGCGCCGGTGGGACAGCAGGACGTCTCGGCCGCGACCCAGCACGACGCCTCGTCCGCGCAGCGGCGCGACCGGTTCGTGGTGGTCGGCCACCGCGGCGCGTCCGGCTACCGCCCGGAGCACACGCTGGCGTCGTACGAGCTGGCGGCGCGGATGGGCGCCGACTTCGTCGAGCCGGACCTGGTCACCACCAAGGACCACGTGCTGGTCACCCGGCACGAGCCGGAGATCGGTGGGACGACGGACGTCGCGGCGCACCCGGAGTTCGCCGGGCGGAAGAAGACCAAGATCCTGGACGGTGTCGCGCTGACCGGGTGGTTCACCGAGGACTTCACGCTGAAGGAGCTGAAGACGCTCCGCGCGACCGAGCGGATCCCGGCGATCCGGCAGCACAACACCGTGTTCAACGGGCGGTACCAGATCCCGACGCTGCAGGAGGTCATCGACCTGACCAAGCGGCTGTCGCGCGAGCTGGACCGGCCGATCGGGATCTACCCGGAGACCAAGCACCCGACGTACTTCCAGCTGCAGGGCCTCGCGCTCGAGCCCGAGCTGGTCAAGGTCCTGAACCGCAACGGGCTGAACCGCTCCGACGCGAAGGTCTACGTGCAGTCCTTCGAGGTCGCGAACCTGAAGGCCCTCGACAAGCAGCTGCGCGTTCCGCTCGTCCAGCTGACGAGCTCGGTCGGTGCGCCGTACGACTTCGTCGTCGCGGGGGACAAGCGCACGTACGCCGACGTCGTGTCGGCGCGGGGTCTGCGTGACGTCGCCAGGTACGCCGACGGCGTCGGTCCGTCGAAGGACCAGGTCATCCCCGTCGACGCCACCGGCAAGCTCGGCACGCCCACGCCGCTGGTCCGCGACGCGCACAAGGCCGGCCTGGTCGTCCACCCGTACACGTTCCGCGTGGAGAACTCGTTCCTCCCGCCGAACCTGCGCAGCTCCACGGTCGCCAGCGACTCCGGCAACCTGTTCGCCGAGATCGCGGCGTACCGCAAGGCCGGCATCGACGGCCTCTTCTCCGACAACGCGGACATCGCGGTCGCCGCGACGTCCGAGTAG